The Chitinophagales bacterium genomic sequence TTATTTATAAAAGAAGGATACATTACTAAAACCAAGCAACTCTATTTTAACAATCGACAAATAGAAAGCAAGGAAGATATTATTACTATGGCTTTTATTGAAATTTTTGGTACTGATGAAATAGCAGACGAAATTGTAATTCCGTTTGAAGTCAATACTACTTTTGATAAAAATTTAAAAGCAACTATTCCTAAAATTGGCGACAAAAAAAAGCTGTTAGACCTTGCTAATAAAAATGCAAAATATAGTTTACTAAAAGGAAAAAATATACAACAAGAAAAAAGCAATCGTTTGTTAGCAACAGTACAAAAAGATTTAAAGTTGAATGCACTTCCAACACATATCGAGTGTTTTGATAACTCTAACTTTCAAGGAAAATTTCCAGTTGCTGCTTGTGTAGTTTTTAAAAATGGCAAACCAAGTAAAAAAGACTATCGTCATTTTAATATAAAAACAGTAATTGGTGCTAATGATTTCGACTCGATGAAAGAAATTGTATATAGAAGATACAGCAGAATGATTGAAGAACAGCAAGCATTGCCACAACTTATTGTAATTGATGGTGGTAAAGGACAACTTAATGCAGCAATAGAAAGTTTAAAACAATTGGATATTTACAATAAAGTGCAAGTCATTTCTATTGCCAAGCGACTAGAAGAATTGTATTATCCAAACGATCCAATACCATTACATTTAAGTAAACAATCTGAAACTTTAAAACTAATACAGCACTTAAGAAATGAAGCACATCGTTTTGGTATTACCTTTCACAGACAAAAAAGAGATAAATCTACACTTAAAACAGCATTAACCAACATTGATTCCATTGGAGACAATACTGCAAAAAAACTACTCCAACACTTTGGCTCAATAAAAAACATTCAACAAGCCAACTTTGAGGAATTGGTAAAAGTAATTAATAAAAAACAAGCCAATAATATTATAGCATATTTTAAAACAAAAACGGACAACCAATAAAGTTGTCCGTCTTATTATTAATCATTTAAAATAAATCTAATTAATATTCCCACATGTCGTGTTCATAATTAAATATTTCTTGTTTCTTAGCTTCAGATTCGTATAAAATATCAATTCCAGATTTGTAATCTTGAATTCTGAAATCTTGAACATTATCAATTTTATAGATATAGCTAGAGAATAATCTTAATGAAAATACCTGATCCCAATTTAACAAAACACCATTAGGAAATGGATTAAATGCTTCTGCATTCACAAAAGTTTTTCTCAACGATGGAAAATAAGTCCAAAAAACTGGAACAACAGCTCTAAAGTTTCCAGTTGTAGGATCATAGTTATCTATCAAAGGACAAATACCCATAATCTTAACTTTCATTACAGAGTGTTGTTTATCAAAGTACCAAATTTCTTTAATTCTCAACTTATTTACATTATCCCAGTTTACCTCATTAGTAATAACTTTCCAATTTTGTAAACCAGTCAATACATCTGTTACTAAAATGGAATCAGTACTTCCTCCAGCTACACTCATTGCTTCTTCTGCACTAATAGGCACACTAAACTCATCGTCCATACCAGAATATACAGGTACTTCTCCACTTTTAATAGCATCTAATAAGATAGAAATAAAAGGACTTTTAGGCCATTTAAAGTGTAAATTCATTTTCTCTCTTAAGTCTATTACTCTCCAAACTGTTTTATACCAAAATACATCAGACTCTCTAATATATTCATCTGCCATAGGTGTTCTCTTTCCAGAGATTTCATTTTCCCACGGAAGTTTTAACACTTCAGTCTTTACATCAGCACTTGTTGTTACTGGAGTAGTTGGATTGCTTGGATCTTGTGCTTTAGCAGAAAAGATAAACAAACTCAACAATATAAACGACACTAAATATCTCATAATCTTTTAATTCTTATCTATTAATTTATTTTAAAGGCAATACCTGGTATTTTCCTAGTAACGCCATCAGGACCTCTAACTTTAATTTCTTCAAAATAGTAAATATCTCCTG encodes the following:
- a CDS encoding excinuclease ABC subunit C, giving the protein MHNELATIVKNLPELPGVYRYFDKNNKILYVGKAKNLKKRVSSYFFKKQESTKTKLLVKKIYNIEYSIVNSEKDALLLENELIKTLQPKYNINLKDDKSYPFIKIYNEHFPRIEYTRQLIKDGSQYFGPYTSLYQVKNLVNLIKKLYPIRNCTLNLSPKNIQQKKYKVCLEYHIGNCLAPCVGYQSEIDYNNNINNIKAILNGKLSEIKSIIKNQMHEAANELNFETAEALKKRLQFLDEYSHQSIIVNPKLNSMHVFGYYEKEQKACVNYLFIKEGYITKTKQLYFNNRQIESKEDIITMAFIEIFGTDEIADEIVIPFEVNTTFDKNLKATIPKIGDKKKLLDLANKNAKYSLLKGKNIQQEKSNRLLATVQKDLKLNALPTHIECFDNSNFQGKFPVAACVVFKNGKPSKKDYRHFNIKTVIGANDFDSMKEIVYRRYSRMIEEQQALPQLIVIDGGKGQLNAAIESLKQLDIYNKVQVISIAKRLEELYYPNDPIPLHLSKQSETLKLIQHLRNEAHRFGITFHRQKRDKSTLKTALTNIDSIGDNTAKKLLQHFGSIKNIQQANFEELVKVINKKQANNIIAYFKTKTDNQ
- the gldN gene encoding gliding motility protein GldN produces the protein MRYLVSFILLSLFIFSAKAQDPSNPTTPVTTSADVKTEVLKLPWENEISGKRTPMADEYIRESDVFWYKTVWRVIDLREKMNLHFKWPKSPFISILLDAIKSGEVPVYSGMDDEFSVPISAEEAMSVAGGSTDSILVTDVLTGLQNWKVITNEVNWDNVNKLRIKEIWYFDKQHSVMKVKIMGICPLIDNYDPTTGNFRAVVPVFWTYFPSLRKTFVNAEAFNPFPNGVLLNWDQVFSLRLFSSYIYKIDNVQDFRIQDYKSGIDILYESEAKKQEIFNYEHDMWEY